In one window of Strigops habroptila isolate Jane unplaced genomic scaffold, bStrHab1.2.pri NW_022045584.1_ctg1, whole genome shotgun sequence DNA:
- the LOC115602902 gene encoding myeloid-associated differentiation marker homolog has product MPLRCPPPPPSPLRCAQALSCCVAFSTAAAAGRWAPGEGAGCVSAWALAFAGSALLLGAEALGRLPPRRDLPLAHAAAAATACAAATVLWPLGHLRGDDGGDGARGRALRVTAAAASGLAAALYGAEVLRDRARPGQPAPYMATPPGLLKVVETVLGLLLLGLAAEQGAGAGPEAWRWCLGIYCVSFAVGLVLVVGCLWGCGACGCGQDPAGARRALGLYAAAGLVAYGAAAVLWPLYGFREELGGRARRPAGCGPGCAWDRAVLVAVLTALNLLVYGADLGHSGRLVLLRG; this is encoded by the coding sequence ATGCCGCtccgctgcccgccgccgccgccgtctCCGCTGCGGTGCGCGCAGGCGCTGAGCTGCTGCGTGGCGTTCagcacggcggcggcggcggggcgctgGGCGCCGGGCGAGGGCGCGGGCTGCGTGTCCGCCTGGGCGCTGGCGTTCGCGGGCTCGGCGCTGCTGCTGGGCGCCGAGGCGCTgggccgcctcccgccgcgccgcgACCTGCCGCTGGCGCacgccgcggccgccgccacCGCCTGCGCCGCCGCCACCGTGCTCTGGCCCCTGGGGCACCTCCGCGGCGACGACGGCGGCGACGGAGCCCGCGGGCGGGCGCTGCGCGTTACGGCGGCCGCCGCGTCCGGTCTCGCCGCCGCTCTCTATGGGGCCGAGGTGCTCCGTGaccgggcccggcccggccaACCCGCGCCCTACATGGCGACCCCGCCCGGGCTGCTCAAGGTGGTGGAGACCGTGCTcgggctcctgctgctggggctggcgGCGGAGCAGGGCGCGGGGGCCGGCCCCGAGGCTTGGCGCTGGTGCCTCGGTATCTACTGCGTGAGCTTCGccgtggggctggtgctggtcgTGGGGTGCCTGTGGGGCTGCGGGGCGTGCGGGTGCGGGCAGGACCCCGCCGGTGCCCGCCGGGCGCTCGGGCTCTACGCGGCCGCGGGGCTGGTGGCTTATGGGGCGGCCGCGGTGCTGTGGCCGCTCTATGGGTTCCGGGAGGAGTTGGGGGGCCGGGCGCGGCGCCCCGCGGGCTGCGGGCCGGGCTGCGCCTGGGACCGCGCCGTGCTGGTGGCGGTGCTCACCGCGCTCAACCTGCTGGTCTATGGGGCGGATCTGGGGCACAGCGGGAGGCTCGTGCTGCTGCGGGGCTGA